In Desulfomonile tiedjei, the DNA window CATGCAAATCCGTCAACTACGGCACGGACCTCCGCTCTTAGGGGCGCGTGATCTTCCGCTATCACGACTTCAACCGACGCGGGGTCACAGTCGATCGACTCCAACAGTCTTTTGAGTTGCTCCGGCCTGTTATAGCTTGGAATACAAATGGAAAGGAGCGGCTCAAATGCCTCGCCGGTATTCACAATTGTATGCTCTCCAGTGCAGCCTGTCATGGTTACGGCAACGCTCCGGTCATCGGTTCTTCCTACAGAAAACTCCTGTCCAATCTATTTGCTGACCGGGTTCCATGATGTTGTGCTGAGCCCTGTAATTCTCGGTAGCCTGCTTACACGCCGAAACGCATCTGTAATCGTCCACGGTGTAAAACGGGTGAGTGAAACGGCACTGCTGACGAAGTGATCACGGCTTCGCTAAGACCGCTACCTCGCAAATGAAGAACCAATACGAGTCAAAGCGGATTTGAGCGTTGCACGCTTATTTTCCGTAATGTAATAAAGCAATCGAGAAAGGATCAGACACAATACCACCATACCCCAAGCGGAGATTGGCGTTGGCGTTATAAATGAATATGCCATAAACAATATTGGCGTGTGGTAGGCGTACAAGGAATAGCTAAATTCAGCCATCTCGCGGTTGATTGGAAAGAGTCGGCGATTTATTTTAGGCCTCGCCATTATTAGCAGCATGACCGTAATCGCAAATAGAAAATCTCTGACGAATTCCGGTAGTTCAATCGCGGGCTGATATTCGAGAAAATGGTTGGCAACCAGGAAAAGAGCGAGGACCGGGAGCAATGGAAGCCGCTTATCGGACCTGTATGCAAAAACACCAAGGGCCCATATTATTCCGTAAAATGAGACCGTTGGTCCATAGACCAACAGAGTTGCTGCTACTAATAATTGCCAGTATTTTGGTTTCCACGTGACCAAGCCAAAGAGGACGTAATAACAAAACTCATAGCCGATCGACCACAGCGCCGGGTTACTCCCAAACTGCACCCGATACCCCCATAGACCTTGCAAGGAAAAAGCATTCACAAGGAATCTGATAATTCCATGGGTTTGTGGCAAAAGGTTAGGATCTGAATATCTAACAGGGAAAAGTTGCGTGCCGATAAAATCAAGCAGCATCGTGAGAATGATTGCAGGTATTAAAACGGAATAGATACGAGAAATGCGATCAATAAAATATTGTTGAAGCTTATACCCAGAGGCTCGTTTTTTTTCCACGGTCGCTGCAATTACATAACCGCTCAGAACAAAAAAAACCATTACTGCTGCATGGGCATGGGAAGCCAAAAAAATAAAGATGGAGTTTCCGCCGCCACCTATCATTTGGGAATGTCCAATGGCCACGAAGAGGGCACTTATCCAGCGGAGGAAATGCAGAAATTGTGACTTTTGCTCCTCCATTTGTCAATCTGTCCTTTCCCGCTGCTCCGATGAAAATACCGGCCGTGACTAGGGGATTACGATCTCCTGGAGCGCCAGGTCCCCTCTTGCTCATACAACTGCTTGAACCGAGAGAAGCCGTCTCGGGAATACCCCATAACCTTGCAGGCACAAGGCACACTCCCCAGCTTCTCTGCAAACTTCAGAACGCCCAACCTGTCCTTAATGGTCTTCCGCTCCGTGGTCATCTGACAATTCTCCTTTCAAATTCCCGGAGCTTATCCATTCCCAAAATTTCGTTTCACGATCCAAAGGATTCAGGAACATATTCCTCGGCCCATTGCTTGGGCCGCTACTGGAGAACGATCCATCTGCTCGGCATCAATCCTTCAAAACCCCACGCTGCTATGCC includes these proteins:
- a CDS encoding acyltransferase encodes the protein MEEQKSQFLHFLRWISALFVAIGHSQMIGGGGNSIFIFLASHAHAAVMVFFVLSGYVIAATVEKKRASGYKLQQYFIDRISRIYSVLIPAIILTMLLDFIGTQLFPVRYSDPNLLPQTHGIIRFLVNAFSLQGLWGYRVQFGSNPALWSIGYEFCYYVLFGLVTWKPKYWQLLVAATLLVYGPTVSFYGIIWALGVFAYRSDKRLPLLPVLALFLVANHFLEYQPAIELPEFVRDFLFAITVMLLIMARPKINRRLFPINREMAEFSYSLYAYHTPILFMAYSFITPTPISAWGMVVLCLILSRLLYYITENKRATLKSALTRIGSSFAR
- a CDS encoding helix-turn-helix domain-containing protein translates to MTTERKTIKDRLGVLKFAEKLGSVPCACKVMGYSRDGFSRFKQLYEQEGTWRSRRS